Proteins from a genomic interval of Aureimonas sp. AU20:
- a CDS encoding beta-ketoacyl-ACP synthase, which yields MASSDLDFLGRPVVAITGIGVVSSLGRGVADNWSALVSGRSGIHTITRFATDNLRTTIAGTVDFMAVEPWSGIDLSYALAEAAGTEAIAMAGLDPTGFDAPLFLAAPPIELEWSQRLALDKLTGEAREEAGYDRLMELARQHRSRAVYDLTLFGGISDRLADKLGTRGLPVTLSTACASGASAIQLGVEAIRRGDAERCIAIGTDGSVGAEALIRFSLLSALSTQNERPEKASKPFSKDRDGFVMAEGAGALVLESLSAAKARGATILGVLLGVGEKADDFHRTRSKPDGSPIIATIRAGLEDAGLQPADIGYVNAHGTSTPENDRMEYTGLSAVFGDVLTGVPVSSNKSMIGHTLTAAGAIEAVFSVLSMREGTLPPTINYDQPDPAIPLDMVPNAARSADVSAVLSNSFGFGGQNVSLVIGREPRS from the coding sequence ATGGCTTCAAGCGATCTCGATTTCCTCGGCCGCCCGGTGGTCGCCATCACCGGCATCGGCGTCGTGTCCTCGCTCGGGCGCGGCGTCGCCGACAATTGGTCGGCGCTGGTGTCCGGCCGCTCCGGCATCCACACGATCACGCGCTTTGCCACCGACAATCTGCGCACCACGATCGCCGGCACGGTGGACTTCATGGCCGTCGAGCCTTGGAGCGGCATCGATCTTTCCTATGCGCTGGCGGAAGCGGCCGGCACCGAGGCGATCGCCATGGCGGGTCTCGACCCCACCGGTTTCGACGCGCCGCTGTTCCTGGCCGCCCCGCCAATCGAGCTGGAATGGTCGCAGCGCCTGGCACTCGACAAGCTGACCGGCGAAGCGCGCGAGGAAGCCGGCTATGACCGGCTGATGGAACTCGCCCGCCAGCACCGCTCGCGCGCCGTCTACGACCTCACCCTGTTCGGCGGCATTTCCGACCGATTGGCCGACAAGCTCGGCACGCGCGGCCTACCCGTCACGCTCTCCACCGCCTGCGCGTCTGGCGCCAGCGCCATCCAGCTCGGCGTCGAGGCGATCCGGCGCGGCGATGCGGAGCGCTGCATCGCCATCGGCACCGACGGCTCGGTCGGCGCCGAGGCGCTAATCCGCTTCTCGCTCCTCTCGGCTCTCTCGACGCAGAACGAGCGGCCGGAAAAGGCCTCCAAGCCTTTCTCCAAGGATCGCGACGGCTTCGTCATGGCCGAAGGCGCAGGCGCGCTGGTGCTGGAATCGCTGAGCGCCGCTAAGGCGCGGGGCGCCACCATCCTCGGTGTTCTGCTCGGCGTCGGCGAGAAGGCCGACGACTTCCATCGCACCCGCTCCAAGCCGGACGGCTCGCCCATCATCGCGACCATTCGCGCGGGTCTGGAGGATGCCGGGTTGCAGCCCGCCGACATCGGCTATGTCAACGCTCACGGCACCTCGACGCCCGAGAACGACCGTATGGAATATACCGGCCTCTCCGCGGTGTTCGGCGACGTGCTGACCGGCGTGCCCGTCTCCTCCAACAAGTCGATGATCGGCCACACGCTGACGGCGGCCGGCGCCATCGAGGCGGTGTTCTCGGTGCTTTCCATGCGCGAGGGCACGCTGCCCCCTACGATCAACTACGACCAACCCGACCCGGCCATTCCGCTCGACATGGTGCCCAATGCCGCGCGCTCGGCCGACGTTTCGGCGGTTCTCTCCAATTCCTTCGGCTTCGGCGGCCAGAACGTCTCGCTCGTGATCGGGCGCGAGCCGCGTAGCTAG
- a CDS encoding zinc-binding dehydrogenase, whose product MQALQLVADKDLRRVEIDEPGAPGPGEVTVRIQVVALNHIDVWGWRGMAFAKRKMPLTIGAEASGVVERLGEGTSGLVPGQLVSIYGARTCGLCKACREKRDNLCEHVSGVHGFHLDGFAQERVNLPARLLVPAPPGCDAVGAALAPVTFGTVEHMLFDNAKLEPGETILVHAGGSGIGTAAIQLAKRHGATVITTVGSDDKIEPARALGADHVINYRTDRFEGVVRKLTKKRGVDVVFEHVGKDTFAGSMLCMKRGGRLVTCGSTSGVSTEMNLMMLFQQQLKLMGSFGCRMENMADAMQKMARGLVKPVIDTEVGLDDIAVALDRMEGRRVFGKIILHMDRGTGTAG is encoded by the coding sequence ATGCAGGCTCTGCAGCTCGTCGCCGACAAGGATCTTCGCCGCGTCGAGATCGACGAACCCGGCGCGCCCGGTCCCGGCGAAGTCACCGTCCGCATCCAGGTCGTGGCGCTCAACCATATCGACGTCTGGGGCTGGCGGGGCATGGCCTTCGCCAAGCGCAAGATGCCGCTGACGATCGGCGCCGAGGCTTCGGGCGTGGTGGAGCGGCTGGGCGAAGGGACGTCCGGCCTCGTGCCCGGCCAGCTCGTGTCGATCTACGGCGCGCGCACCTGCGGCCTGTGCAAGGCCTGCCGCGAGAAGCGGGACAATCTCTGCGAGCACGTCTCGGGCGTCCACGGTTTCCATCTCGACGGCTTTGCGCAGGAACGGGTGAACCTGCCGGCCCGCCTTCTCGTCCCCGCCCCTCCGGGCTGCGACGCGGTCGGCGCTGCGCTCGCCCCCGTCACCTTCGGCACCGTGGAACACATGCTGTTCGACAATGCCAAGCTGGAGCCGGGCGAGACGATCCTCGTTCATGCCGGCGGCTCCGGCATCGGCACGGCCGCGATCCAGCTCGCCAAGCGCCATGGCGCGACCGTCATCACCACGGTCGGCTCCGACGACAAGATCGAGCCCGCGCGAGCCCTCGGCGCCGATCATGTGATCAATTATCGCACCGACCGCTTCGAAGGCGTCGTGCGCAAGCTCACCAAGAAGCGCGGCGTCGATGTCGTGTTCGAGCATGTCGGCAAGGACACGTTCGCCGGCTCCATGCTCTGCATGAAGCGCGGCGGGCGGCTCGTCACCTGCGGCTCGACGTCGGGCGTCTCCACCGAGATGAACCTGATGATGCTGTTCCAGCAGCAGCTGAAGCTCATGGGGTCCTTCGGCTGCCGCATGGAGAACATGGCCGACGCCATGCAGAAGATGGCGCGCGGCTTGGTGAAGCCGGTGATCGACACCGAAGTCGGGCTGGACGACATCGCCGTCGCGCTCGACCGGATGGAAGGGCGCCGCGTCTTCGGCAAGATCATCCTCCATATGGACCGTGGGACCGGCACCGCCGGATGA
- a CDS encoding lipid A biosynthesis lauroyl acyltransferase — MNPTLAKAWKIQKKTRDFLAAKALFAILRVLRLLPARQGLEAADRLARMIGPLTSRHKLAVENLKLAYPEKDAAWVETTARANWGQMGRIAAEYVFLDEIFDFDPERPPGEGLIEVDGIDLFLELRDSGKPIIFFTGHLGCFELLPICAATFGLDVTALFRQPNNRYVAREVLAARKTRGGHLVPSKAGAAWALASILDRQGKVGMLVDQKFAKGVPTTFFGRPCRTNPLLPKLARQFDCDVYPARSIRLPNGRYRLELQPRLDLTRTETGEIDIAASCQQLNDVVEGWVREHPDQWMWFHRRWQT; from the coding sequence ATGAACCCGACGCTCGCCAAGGCCTGGAAGATCCAGAAGAAGACGCGCGACTTCCTGGCCGCCAAGGCGCTGTTCGCGATCCTGCGCGTCCTGCGCCTGCTTCCGGCCCGTCAGGGTCTGGAGGCGGCTGACCGCCTCGCCCGGATGATCGGCCCCCTCACCTCGCGCCACAAGCTGGCGGTCGAGAATCTGAAGCTCGCCTATCCCGAGAAGGACGCGGCCTGGGTCGAGACGACCGCCCGCGCCAATTGGGGCCAGATGGGACGCATCGCGGCCGAGTACGTGTTCCTGGACGAGATCTTCGACTTCGACCCCGAGCGGCCGCCGGGCGAAGGGCTGATCGAGGTCGATGGGATCGACCTCTTCCTGGAACTGCGCGACAGCGGCAAGCCGATCATCTTCTTCACAGGCCATCTCGGCTGCTTCGAGCTCTTGCCGATCTGCGCCGCGACCTTCGGTCTCGACGTGACCGCGCTGTTCCGCCAGCCCAACAATCGCTATGTCGCCCGCGAGGTTCTGGCCGCGCGCAAGACGCGGGGCGGTCATCTTGTGCCCTCCAAGGCGGGCGCGGCCTGGGCGCTTGCCAGCATTCTCGACCGGCAAGGCAAGGTCGGGATGCTGGTGGACCAGAAATTCGCCAAGGGCGTGCCGACGACCTTTTTCGGCCGCCCCTGCCGCACCAACCCGCTCCTGCCCAAGCTGGCCCGTCAGTTCGACTGCGACGTCTACCCCGCGCGCTCGATTCGCTTACCCAACGGGCGCTACAGGCTGGAACTGCAGCCCCGGCTCGACCTGACGCGCACGGAGACCGGTGAGATCGACATCGCGGCCAGCTGCCAACAGCTGAACGACGTGGTGGAAGGCTGGGTACGCGAGCATCCCGACCAATGGATGTGGTTCCATCGCCGCTGGCAGACGTAA
- a CDS encoding putative bifunctional diguanylate cyclase/phosphodiesterase, producing MLRKLGRKYASTVAGAIALLAVVAAAGFYAGQGAVESLVQGEVETRAQRFASFLLENGPQLDALLTGLSRTADAEVEARNAGAAANLVNFSIFDANGHEVFTPRSTRQEWLLRERPGGTATGVSLSTDYLEKSGPWIAVDGASGSKPTATLPLFRDGQRIGFLSVSPDMAEERQRFVSDISSVAASLFGAAILAIGVPAAIFFLRRRMIEQVNERIEFLDNFDPLTHLLNRKRFQERADGILATSRATRERMALWAINVTSLSDINSGMGQQVGDELLRTLSERIGAVIDKADLFGRMSGGDFRLLQRNNLSGVQAVETLAQKIRETVEMPIEIAGHTIVPKLAIGVSLVPDHGRNISDIERHADLARTAHTEGKSGFYAVFDPSMDVEAHRRRQIERDMRIALKNDRFELFYQPIVGASDGVPKGYEALIRLPDDQGGFISPGEFIPIAEARDLMKPISDFVIDESIRQIALWPEHLYMSINLSPAQFQDNDLVEIVSSALQRHGVSGNRLQIEVVETLLLERSDIVLHQLRGLKQLGISIAMDDFGTGYSSLGYLWRFPFDTLKIDQSFMLAFDAGEANVRQILETIISLAHNLGMRVTTEGVETAEQARMLAALHCDSLQGFHFSRPKPARQIDIAPNATLRKVEAAA from the coding sequence ATGCTTCGGAAACTGGGACGCAAATACGCCTCGACGGTGGCCGGCGCGATTGCCTTGCTGGCCGTGGTCGCGGCTGCCGGCTTCTATGCCGGACAAGGAGCGGTGGAATCCCTCGTGCAAGGCGAGGTAGAGACCAGGGCTCAGCGTTTCGCGTCCTTTCTGCTCGAAAATGGCCCCCAGCTCGACGCTCTCCTGACGGGCCTTTCCCGAACCGCCGACGCCGAGGTCGAGGCCCGCAACGCGGGCGCGGCAGCCAATCTCGTCAATTTCTCGATCTTCGACGCCAATGGGCACGAGGTCTTCACGCCGCGTTCGACGCGCCAGGAATGGCTCTTGCGCGAGCGCCCGGGCGGCACCGCGACGGGCGTTTCGCTTTCGACAGACTACCTGGAAAAGTCCGGCCCTTGGATCGCGGTGGACGGCGCATCGGGCAGCAAGCCGACGGCGACGCTTCCCCTGTTTCGGGACGGCCAGCGCATCGGATTTCTTTCCGTCAGCCCCGACATGGCAGAGGAACGGCAGCGTTTCGTGTCCGACATCTCGTCGGTTGCCGCCAGCCTCTTTGGGGCCGCCATCCTTGCGATCGGCGTTCCCGCCGCGATCTTCTTCCTGCGTCGCCGGATGATCGAACAGGTCAACGAGCGCATCGAATTCCTCGACAATTTCGACCCCCTGACGCACCTTCTCAACCGGAAGCGCTTTCAGGAACGGGCCGATGGCATCCTGGCGACGTCGCGCGCCACGCGCGAGCGCATGGCCCTTTGGGCGATCAACGTCACCAGCCTGTCGGACATCAACAGCGGCATGGGGCAACAGGTCGGCGACGAGTTGCTGCGCACCCTGTCGGAGCGCATCGGAGCGGTGATCGACAAGGCCGACCTGTTCGGCCGGATGAGCGGCGGCGACTTCCGCCTGCTCCAACGCAACAATCTGAGCGGCGTGCAGGCCGTGGAAACGCTCGCGCAGAAAATTCGCGAGACGGTGGAGATGCCGATCGAGATCGCCGGCCATACGATCGTGCCCAAGCTCGCCATCGGCGTGTCGCTCGTTCCCGATCATGGCCGCAACATTTCCGACATCGAGCGCCATGCCGATCTTGCCCGCACGGCGCACACGGAGGGCAAGTCCGGCTTCTACGCCGTGTTTGATCCGTCCATGGACGTGGAAGCGCATCGCCGGCGGCAGATCGAGCGCGACATGCGCATTGCCCTCAAGAACGACCGGTTCGAGCTCTTCTATCAGCCCATCGTCGGCGCCTCGGACGGCGTGCCCAAAGGTTACGAGGCGCTGATTCGCCTACCCGACGACCAAGGCGGATTCATCTCGCCGGGCGAGTTCATCCCGATCGCCGAAGCGCGCGATCTGATGAAGCCCATCAGCGACTTCGTGATCGACGAGAGCATCCGCCAGATCGCGCTCTGGCCCGAGCATCTCTACATGTCGATCAACCTCTCCCCAGCGCAGTTCCAGGACAACGATCTCGTCGAGATCGTCAGCTCGGCGCTCCAGCGCCACGGGGTCAGCGGCAACCGGCTTCAGATCGAGGTCGTGGAAACGTTGCTGCTCGAGCGCAGCGACATCGTGCTGCACCAGTTGCGCGGCCTGAAGCAACTCGGCATCTCCATCGCCATGGACGACTTCGGCACGGGCTATTCCTCGCTCGGCTATCTCTGGCGCTTCCCGTTCGACACGTTGAAGATCGACCAGTCGTTCATGCTCGCCTTCGACGCCGGGGAAGCCAATGTCCGGCAGATCCTCGAGACGATCATCTCGCTCGCCCACAATCTGGGCATGCGTGTCACCACCGAAGGCGTCGAGACCGCCGAGCAGGCGCGCATGCTCGCAGCTCTGCATTGCGACTCTCTCCAGGGCTTCCATTTTTCCCGGCCCAAACCCGCGCGGCAGATCGACATCGCCCCGAATGCGACTCTGCGCAAGGTTGAAGCCGCCGCTTGA
- a CDS encoding response regulator — protein MRVLIVEDEPLIAMDLEDLVLEASNADCVWARDVAGGLMQVARGVDFALLDFDLGGQTSLPVALRLQAQSIPFCFVSGSLSDVPLSLRAVPSIAKPFRPADIRRLLAVA, from the coding sequence ATGCGTGTCCTGATTGTCGAAGACGAGCCGCTGATCGCGATGGATCTGGAAGACTTGGTGCTGGAAGCGTCCAATGCCGACTGCGTCTGGGCTCGAGATGTGGCGGGAGGCTTGATGCAGGTGGCCCGTGGCGTCGACTTCGCCCTTCTGGACTTCGACCTCGGTGGGCAGACCTCTCTCCCGGTGGCCCTGCGTCTGCAGGCGCAGTCCATCCCCTTCTGCTTCGTGTCGGGCAGCCTGTCCGACGTTCCGCTTTCGCTGCGGGCCGTTCCCAGCATCGCCAAGCCTTTCCGCCCCGCCGACATCCGGCGCCTGCTCGCTGTGGCCTGA
- a CDS encoding lysylphosphatidylglycerol synthase transmembrane domain-containing protein, with protein sequence MKLKDAIWPVIGIGAVVFSCWLLFREVRTISLDQIWASFTAITGWQWAGSLASAALAYVMLAYYDRLALRHIGRSVPFPFIAATSFATYALSHNIGASVFSGAVVRYRAYRSRGLSGSEIALLIAFCSFTFGVGVLLVSAVSLLIQPDIIQRYFDIHSSVPLFIAGAIVVAIAFYVFGSFKGFQPLTIGKFHLHYPRRDVVIRQLIAAPLEIVAAASIIYFALPPEHNPGFVVVLAIFVVSFSLALVSHAPGGLGVLEVTFLAGLSDVPETNVLAALLVFRILYLLIPFAIAIVLVLLFEQSALWRRKSADGPSQS encoded by the coding sequence ATGAAGTTGAAGGATGCCATCTGGCCCGTGATCGGCATCGGCGCCGTCGTATTTTCCTGCTGGCTCCTGTTCCGCGAAGTGCGGACCATCTCGCTGGACCAGATCTGGGCGAGCTTCACGGCCATCACGGGATGGCAATGGGCGGGTTCGCTCGCCAGCGCGGCGCTGGCCTATGTCATGCTCGCCTATTACGACCGGCTGGCGCTCCGCCATATCGGCCGCTCGGTGCCCTTCCCCTTCATCGCCGCGACATCGTTCGCCACCTATGCGCTGTCGCACAACATCGGCGCTTCGGTGTTCTCGGGGGCCGTGGTGCGCTATCGCGCCTATCGCTCGCGCGGCCTGTCGGGCTCCGAGATCGCGCTGCTGATCGCCTTCTGCTCCTTCACCTTCGGCGTCGGCGTGCTTCTGGTCAGCGCCGTGTCGCTCCTGATTCAGCCGGATATCATCCAGCGCTATTTCGACATCCACTCCTCCGTGCCACTTTTCATTGCCGGCGCGATCGTGGTGGCCATCGCCTTCTACGTGTTCGGAAGTTTTAAGGGCTTCCAGCCGCTGACCATCGGCAAATTCCACCTACACTATCCACGCCGCGACGTGGTGATCCGTCAGTTGATCGCGGCTCCGCTCGAAATCGTGGCCGCCGCCAGCATCATCTATTTCGCCCTTCCTCCCGAGCACAATCCGGGCTTCGTGGTGGTTCTGGCGATCTTCGTCGTGTCCTTCTCGCTGGCTCTGGTGTCCCACGCGCCTGGCGGCCTCGGCGTCTTGGAAGTGACCTTCCTCGCCGGGCTGTCGGACGTGCCGGAAACCAACGTCCTCGCCGCGCTCCTCGTCTTCCGCATCCTCTATCTTCTGATCCCCTTCGCCATCGCGATCGTTCTCGTGCTCCTGTTCGAGCAGAGCGCCCTGTGGCGTCGCAAGTCGGCGGACGGCCCCTCGCAGTCCTGA
- a CDS encoding DUF1194 domain-containing protein: MRGVWTPLLACLALLAIEEGRPAAAEDLPVDVELVMAVDISWSMNEDEQSIQRQGYVAAWRSKEVLDAVRDGLNGRVAVTYVEWAGDLTQNVVIPWTLIDSQESAERFATLLATAEPDRQRRTSISAAIDFSAKLFDGNGYAGDRRVIDISGDGANNQGRPVLEARDAAVAKGIVINGLPLMTQGGAEDINAWGSMPDLDRYYSQCVIGGPGAFMIPVTEWSQFPDAIRRKLVLELADRAPRKPREMARVVLTAGAPDKGSCLDGERQWRVPTDAGPAN, translated from the coding sequence ATGCGCGGCGTTTGGACCCCCTTGCTCGCATGCCTCGCCCTTCTCGCGATCGAGGAGGGAAGGCCGGCTGCGGCCGAGGATCTGCCGGTCGATGTCGAACTGGTGATGGCGGTCGATATTTCCTGGTCGATGAACGAGGACGAGCAGTCCATCCAGCGCCAGGGCTATGTCGCGGCCTGGCGCAGCAAGGAGGTGCTGGACGCCGTCCGCGACGGGCTCAACGGGCGGGTCGCCGTCACCTATGTGGAATGGGCGGGCGATCTCACCCAGAATGTCGTCATCCCCTGGACGCTGATCGACAGCCAGGAAAGCGCCGAGCGCTTTGCCACGCTTCTGGCGACGGCTGAGCCAGATCGCCAGAGGCGGACCTCGATCTCGGCCGCGATCGACTTTTCCGCAAAGCTATTCGATGGGAATGGCTATGCCGGCGATCGGCGGGTCATCGACATCTCGGGGGACGGCGCCAACAACCAGGGCCGCCCGGTGCTGGAGGCGCGCGACGCGGCGGTGGCCAAGGGCATCGTCATCAACGGCCTGCCTTTGATGACGCAGGGCGGCGCGGAGGACATTAACGCCTGGGGATCGATGCCCGATCTCGACCGCTACTACAGCCAATGCGTGATCGGCGGCCCCGGCGCCTTCATGATCCCGGTCACTGAGTGGAGCCAGTTTCCCGACGCGATCCGGCGCAAGCTGGTTCTGGAACTCGCCGACCGCGCGCCGCGCAAGCCGCGCGAGATGGCGCGCGTCGTGCTTACCGCCGGCGCGCCGGACAAGGGCTCCTGCCTCGACGGTGAGCGGCAATGGCGCGTGCCGACCGACGCGGGGCCCGCCAACTAG
- a CDS encoding aspartate aminotransferase family protein: protein MLDRPMTTAPRLDAADAPAPAPRRGPPKPAMLSLEQAKAMDLATMADLFKEHINPGQFHFMKLLGFHKVKVERAEGMYYFDQNGRKILDFFGGFGSLAFGHNHPRILAARKQFQDEKRHEIAIAFLSQYAAALAKNVAACSPGELDMVFLGSSGSEAMEAAIKVAERASGRTNCKIVYAENSFHGKTKGVLSLTDSSLYRGDFKLVENTYRVPFGDLKALTAVVRSDPDVGVVVLETVQGGGGIIEAPTEYWQGVRALCDQHRVIWVADEVQCGYGRTGRFYAFEHHGVIPDVTALAKSFGGGKAAMAAMVARRDVYMKAYGTPKTAMIHAHATFGGIGEGCATSIEALNTLYDEDLIGNAAAVGTYLKDRLTAIQAKYPSIVKDVRGRGLMVGLEFHDFSQTLPFALRPMVALLDEKLKGSLSGFVGALLLKDYDCLVAFTEYNRNVIRLEPPLICDPEHVDQFCDALDALLGRGIVSIVKDFVKTQIG from the coding sequence ATGCTTGATCGCCCGATGACCACCGCCCCGCGTCTCGACGCCGCTGACGCGCCCGCCCCGGCGCCCCGGCGCGGGCCGCCCAAGCCCGCCATGCTCTCCCTCGAACAGGCCAAGGCGATGGATCTCGCCACCATGGCGGACCTATTCAAGGAGCATATCAACCCCGGCCAGTTTCATTTCATGAAGCTGCTCGGCTTTCACAAGGTGAAGGTCGAGCGCGCCGAGGGCATGTATTATTTCGACCAGAACGGCCGGAAGATTCTCGACTTCTTCGGCGGCTTCGGCTCGCTAGCCTTCGGCCACAACCACCCCCGTATCCTCGCCGCGCGTAAGCAGTTCCAGGACGAGAAGCGGCACGAGATCGCCATCGCCTTCCTGTCGCAATATGCGGCGGCGCTGGCCAAGAATGTCGCGGCGTGCTCGCCTGGCGAGCTCGACATGGTGTTTCTCGGCTCGTCCGGCTCGGAGGCCATGGAAGCGGCAATCAAGGTCGCCGAGCGCGCCTCGGGCCGCACCAATTGCAAGATCGTCTATGCCGAGAACTCCTTCCACGGGAAGACCAAGGGCGTCCTGTCGCTGACCGACTCGTCGCTCTATCGCGGCGACTTCAAGCTGGTGGAGAACACCTATCGCGTGCCCTTTGGCGACCTGAAGGCGCTGACGGCCGTGGTGCGCTCCGATCCCGATGTCGGGGTCGTGGTCTTGGAAACCGTGCAGGGCGGTGGCGGCATCATCGAGGCGCCGACCGAATATTGGCAGGGCGTTCGCGCGCTCTGCGACCAGCACCGGGTGATCTGGGTGGCGGACGAGGTCCAGTGTGGTTACGGCCGCACCGGGCGCTTCTACGCCTTCGAGCATCACGGCGTGATCCCGGACGTGACGGCGCTCGCCAAGAGCTTCGGCGGCGGCAAGGCGGCCATGGCCGCGATGGTCGCGCGCCGCGACGTCTATATGAAGGCCTATGGCACGCCAAAGACGGCGATGATCCACGCCCACGCCACGTTCGGCGGCATCGGCGAGGGCTGCGCCACCTCGATCGAGGCGCTGAATACGCTTTACGACGAGGATCTGATCGGCAACGCGGCGGCCGTCGGCACCTATCTGAAAGACAGGCTGACCGCGATCCAGGCGAAATATCCTAGCATCGTCAAGGATGTGCGCGGGCGCGGCCTGATGGTGGGCCTGGAGTTCCACGACTTCTCGCAGACGCTGCCCTTCGCGCTTCGGCCGATGGTGGCGCTGCTCGACGAGAAGCTGAAGGGCTCGCTGTCGGGCTTCGTCGGCGCGCTTCTGCTCAAGGACTACGACTGTCTCGTGGCCTTCACCGAGTACAATCGCAACGTCATCCGCCTGGAGCCGCCGCTGATCTGCGACCCGGAGCATGTCGACCAGTTCTGCGACGCGCTCGACGCGCTTCTCGGCCGAGGCATCGTCTCGATCGTCAAGGATTTCGTGAAGACGCAGATTGGCTGA
- a CDS encoding NAD-dependent epimerase/dehydratase family protein produces the protein MKHVIFGGDGFVGRHLAQKLSEEGAEVVVLDIAKSDLPHYGSVRHLTLDVTDRDAVMAAPIAPDDMVYNLSAKMLSPIQVRAKRHDFFYPVNYDGTKHIMEAMDRAGAHKLVHFTTDMIYGHTVVTPMTEDHPVAPLGEYGQSKLDTEHLAADWRERGMRISLFRPRLIIGPGRLGILEKLFKLIDANLPVPMIGSGRNPYQFISVFDCAEAARLAWKAGVPNEAYNLGSLNPPPVRKLLGDLVRHAGSKSILVPTPGFAVKRTLDFLDWLNKPLMDPEQYLIADEECVLDVSKGKRDLGWVPQYRDEDMLIAAYSEYRAKKVGHSAPGSAYPHPAE, from the coding sequence ATGAAACATGTGATTTTCGGCGGCGACGGGTTCGTCGGCCGTCATCTCGCGCAGAAGCTCTCCGAGGAGGGCGCCGAGGTCGTCGTCCTCGACATTGCCAAGAGCGACCTGCCGCATTACGGCAGCGTGCGCCACCTCACGCTCGACGTGACCGACCGCGACGCCGTGATGGCCGCGCCGATCGCGCCGGACGACATGGTCTACAACCTGTCTGCCAAGATGCTGTCGCCGATCCAGGTGCGGGCCAAGCGGCACGACTTCTTCTATCCCGTCAATTACGACGGCACGAAGCACATCATGGAGGCGATGGACCGGGCCGGCGCCCACAAGCTCGTCCACTTCACCACGGACATGATCTACGGCCATACGGTCGTCACGCCCATGACGGAGGACCATCCGGTCGCTCCGCTCGGCGAGTACGGCCAGTCCAAGCTCGACACCGAGCATCTGGCCGCCGACTGGCGCGAGCGCGGCATGCGCATCTCGCTGTTTCGCCCACGCCTCATCATCGGCCCGGGTCGCCTCGGCATTCTGGAAAAGCTGTTCAAGCTGATCGACGCGAACCTGCCGGTGCCGATGATCGGCTCGGGACGCAATCCCTACCAGTTCATCTCAGTGTTCGACTGCGCCGAGGCCGCGCGCCTGGCCTGGAAGGCGGGCGTGCCGAACGAGGCCTACAATCTCGGCTCGCTGAACCCGCCGCCCGTCAGGAAGCTCCTGGGCGACCTCGTGCGCCATGCCGGATCGAAGTCGATCCTCGTGCCGACGCCGGGCTTCGCGGTGAAGCGCACGCTCGATTTCCTCGACTGGCTGAACAAGCCCCTGATGGACCCCGAGCAGTACCTCATCGCCGACGAGGAATGCGTTCTCGACGTGTCCAAGGGCAAGCGCGATCTCGGCTGGGTGCCGCAGTACCGCGACGAGGACATGCTGATCGCCGCCTATAGCGAATACCGCGCGAAGAAGGTGGGGCACTCGGCTCCCGGCTCCGCCTATCCCCATCCGGCCGAGTGA
- a CDS encoding EamA family transporter, with the protein MSRYIPFILFTVFTNAAAQILLKHGMMQLGPLSFAGVNPLLKILQIVFSPFVFLGLLTFVISMASHLFVLSKVELSYAYPFLSLAYVVVAFAAWTLFGEALTPARIGGIALICLGTVFIARGGSQTVADEAPQTAQAQTHSIEGNR; encoded by the coding sequence ATGAGCCGTTACATTCCCTTCATCCTGTTCACCGTGTTCACCAACGCGGCGGCGCAGATTCTTCTGAAGCATGGGATGATGCAACTGGGTCCGCTGTCCTTCGCGGGCGTCAATCCGCTTTTGAAGATCCTGCAGATCGTCTTCAGCCCCTTCGTGTTCCTGGGGCTGCTGACCTTCGTGATCTCGATGGCCTCGCACCTCTTCGTCCTGTCCAAGGTCGAGCTGTCCTACGCCTATCCCTTCCTGTCGCTGGCCTATGTCGTGGTGGCCTTCGCCGCCTGGACGCTGTTCGGCGAAGCGCTGACGCCCGCGCGCATCGGCGGCATCGCGCTGATCTGCCTCGGCACGGTCTTCATCGCCCGGGGCGGCAGCCAGACCGTGGCGGACGAGGCGCCCCAGACCGCGCAAGCCCAGACCCATTCGATCGAAGGAAACCGGTGA